The Lolium rigidum isolate FL_2022 chromosome 2, APGP_CSIRO_Lrig_0.1, whole genome shotgun sequence genomic interval cagggggccacggggccaccagatgatagggtggcgcggccggggctcgggccgcgcccctattgtgtcaccgcctcgtcggccctccggctccgcctcttcgcctatttaaaggtccctgacctaaaacctcgatacggaaaagccacggtacgagaaaccttccagagccgccgccatcgcgaagccaagatctgggggacaggagtctctattccggtacgccgccgggacggggaagtgcccccagaaggcatctccatcgacaccaccgccatcttcatcaacgctgctgtctcccatgaggagggagtagttctccatcgaggataagggctgtaccggtagctatgtggttaatctctctcctatgtacttcaatacaatgatctcatgagctgccttacatgattgagattcatatgagttttgtatcactattcatctatgtgttactctagtgatgttattaaagtactctattcctcctccacggtgtaatggtgacaggtgtgtgcatcgtgtagtacttggcgtaggttatgattgtaatctcttgtagattatgaagttaattattgctatgatagtattgatgtgatctattcctccttcatagtgtgatggtgacagtgtgcatgctatgttagtacttggtgtaattgcaatgatctatcatgcactctaaggttatttaaatatgaatatcgaatgttgtggagcttgttaactccggcattgaggtgctcttgtagccctacgcaattagtggtgttcatcatccaacaagagagtgtagagtggttttattatgtgatcaatgttgagagtgtccactagtgaaagtatgatccctaggccttgtttctaagcatcgaaactccgtttatttactgttctgttgcatgtttgcttgctgccatattttattcagattgctattaccactcatatacatccatactacttgtatttcactatctcttcgccgaactagtgcacctatacattctacaagtgtattaggtgtgttggggacacaagagacttcttgtatcgtgattgcagggttgcttgagagggatatctttgacctcttcctccctgagttcgataaaccttgggtgatccacttatgggaaacttgctgttgttctacaaacctctgctcctggaggcccaacactgtctacaagaatagaagcacccgtagacatcaccgacgACAGCACCGGCGATGCTGATGAAGTTGTGGACGACATGACTGAAACAGCTGATGACGAGCCTTGTGCCAACAGGTTCCCCACAGACGACGCAAATTGTCGAGGGtggtcctcggcaatgcccactttttggggcttagggttgacggaatcctgcaggatgacatgagacatcggataccaaacaaacggggagagagatttacacaGGTTTGGGGccatcgatgaggtaaaacccttacttcctgcttgtctgatcttgattatcgaaattatcggATTATAATGGGGTAGTCGAAGGCtaagactaagatctcgtcgagaggctaagatttctaatgacctagctctagacttgaggGAATTCTggctgtggtgattgtgtgtccctcgatagaccctctcctggcccttatattgcaggccaggtctcgagatttATGTCCGGGTTcggctaggttacaaagagttctatgtctaaactttcattttcttcatcttcttgccttgttcgtcaagaatctttcttcggaaccgacataacggcccaccttggtcggtggatgatcttcatggggccCTGGTTGGGCCGCAGGAGGTAGCATAACATTGGttatccgaagggtaatgcccacatcaacgaCGGTTTTCTTGGAATGGCAAAAAATTTGTATAGGTAGATATAGTGGACACAAGTGGGAAAACTTTTGCCTGATAGAGTTGGATGTACAAGCAAACATACCATGCTTAGTAAGAAGAAATTCTAGCAAGAGGGAGAATCAGAACTAAGGAATACCTTATAACATTTGTCACAATGCATAGAAAATTTGTTAATAAATATTCATCAAGGACAAACTACTAACATAAGTAATGAAAGAAGTTCAAAAGCCAAATAGGGATAGTTGTAAAATACATCTCATCATAACAGAGGAACATGCCTCCTAACTTGAAAAATCAATAGTAATTAGTGTGAAAACACAATAATCATTGGTTAATaatcaaaaaaaattatattaaacTTCAAAAGGATTATATACATTCTAGATGCATCAGGTTGTGATTCATTACCTACATCAATCCAACTAGACCAtctgatatgggtttttctcttATTTTTGATAGTTAGTTCCTTGGATTGGCTGACTGTACGAAACTGGGGCTTGTTTCCTTACATGTAGGAGGCCTCGAACTTGTCCAAGCACGAAGCTCAAAGCCCATAGCACAAACTCTAAAGAGCGCTAAGATGAATGATTGAATTAGCCGTTTCTATCAGGCTAGGTTGAGCTCGACTCCCTGGCCTCATGTGAAAAACACGTAAAGTTGTGATTGCCTTCTCGAGCTCCTTTTGTTACTTCTCCTTCTTCTCTCATGTTAACACAATTGTTTCAGTACGCCGAGACCTTGCCATCAAAAGGTCTGAATCGACGAGCTGATTCCATCCCATTAATGATTTCAACTTTCGGTAATTGTAACTCTCAAATTTTGCCTCCCCATTCAGATTTTATTGATATCAATTTACTTAAATTCACCGCCTacttttaaaatttatttttagtAGTAGCTTCATCTAGCTGCTTGGCATGACTTTCATGTCATGAATTTTTCTGTTTGTAAAAAACATAGACAAAGTGGTTATGAGTTTATTATGATATATGCACTCTCCATGTCTATGTGTGTATCTCTTTGTCTCGGTGTTTCGTACTTCCCTTTCACCATACTCTCTTTTCATCATTTTATCTTTTCTCCAATTTGGTTTTGTGATGCTGTCCACACAAAAAGTTCTTGATGGATTAGGTGACTCCATTTTCTTGATTGTTTCCAACTTCTGTCAACAATACCTCTTTAAGTTTTATGGTTTCGGTCGAAGTTTATCGGGATTGATTTTGCAAAATTCTTCATGCATGGTcgatcaattttaatttcatttggtAACTTAGGCTCGCCTTTTCATGCAACTTCAATGTTGAAAGTTTTCTGTTTTATGAATCATTGTACTTACAAGTGCGAGGAAACAAAATCATGGTACTTGCAAGTGTGAGGTAATCTCACCAATCTTTCCATAAGGTAACCATATACAACACCATACATGCAGCCAAACCGAATCACTATCGGGTGTGGCTACGTGTTGCTATGTCAATGCAGACAACCAAACACCATGTTCTCGTACTGTCGAGCTTATCTCTGTGAGAGTATGACTCGTTTTTTCATGAGCTCGTCTCGCCAGAGCCAGGCGTACCTCTTCATCAATCACGCTCTAATAGTCGACGGTTACATCCGCTCTCCTGGCCATTAATCAATGGGCATGTCTTAGCCAACCAACCTAGCTTGCTTTGGTGTAAATCCAGAGAAGAATGCTTATGGTTCAAGCTCAGGGTGTTTTTTTCTGCAGATGGTTCTGGAGCTCAGGCTGTTTTTTCTTGTTCATCTTACAAGGCTGGATTGCCATTGGCCAAGAGGAAGAAAAATCTTCAGGCCATGCCCCAGTATTGACCCGAAAAGGTTAGATCGAATCCATTTACTGTATCAAGCTGAATTTGTCGCACAGCAATACACCATTTCAGAGCGACATGTCGTGCCGATCGAGAACTCCAATTCGAACTTGCCCTAGCCAGCTCGATTCCCCTGCGTACACCGATCGATTGTTTTCGCCATGATATTGGCTGTCTGATGCATGCACGATAGGGACGCGATGGTACTTTGTACGGGACTCTCAGGAATCCGTCTACCTTTCCTCCTAGACTAGCTAGAGTTGTGATGACTTTTGGTTGAGGCTGCGTTGAGCGGGTCTTCGTTGCGGCGCACGGTGTGGCGTCATTTTCAGCTGTTTAGATCTTGATAGTTTCTTTAGCTGTTATCACATATTCTAATATTTTTCCTCATCCATTATTCAGCAGATGGTGATAGATAGTGAATTAAGGTGGTGCAAGTTGACGCCTGTCTTTATTAAGTTGACCACTGCACAAACTTTGAAGAAAAGAAATATATTTTTTTCCGGAAAAGAAAGACAATGCTTCAAGGCCTATGATAATAAGGAGGAAATGAATAAAGGTTTGAGTTCATTTTTAAAACTGAAGTATTTGTTCCATTGTCATTGGAGTGAAAAAGTAAAtaacatcttttttttttcatccTCGACCTGTGAATATATTTGTTTCAGCCTAGACTTATCTACAATGCCAGTTCCATCACCCACATATTCATAACAAGTGGATTCTGCAGCGCTTATTGTAAACAAGAGACTTGGACAGAGCTGATATGTGCCCACCAGTTCATCAACAGCAAGGCTACAATGTAATTAATCTTTTATATCTTTTTAGACCATTAATATTGTAGACTTGGTTAGCAAATTAATCTTGCAGATATGTGTACCAGTTCATACGTTCTGCGTCACAAAGTAACATTGAAAGCGTCCATGAGATAAGTTAAGAAGTTTGCAACATATTAATATTGTCTTGATTGATCAATGAAAGCCGCAAAGCTGTGTTTATCCTTGTTGAACTGATCAGGGTTCAGATTTTTTTCTAAGAGAAGCGTTTTTTTTTTGCTGATGACGCCTCGAACCGCGTGTCAATCCCAAGCAAATCGCaccgtttctttttttttttttgcggggaacaaATCGCACCGTTTCTACGACTCACCGAGGACCAAATCAGCTGAGAAACTCCACTTTGATTGAATCAGCCTTGTCTAAAATTTCAAACCTGATGATCATATCATACAAAGTCTCAAAGGCAAAAAGCAGTTTGAACTTAGAAGCACACTGACGACTGAACCCATTCAGAAAGATAGGCAGGCAGAAATAGCCAGAGATCCGCCGTGCACTTTGCTTTATCTTGCAACGATACGGACCATACGGTTCGTCCCAAGGAGAGCGAAAGAATGAAACTATAATGCTGCCTTTCCGTTTTCCTTTACAGGAGGCAAATCCAGAACGATTGCTGAGAGACTTCCGGCAATGTGAAAGTGAACATAAGCTCCGCTGAAATGGTCGCTTATCTCACTTGATTCAACTTGCCATTTCAAAATTAGGCAGTCGGCCCGGCCGAAAGGATAATCGTCAGGAAACGGTCTTCAAATTTCTTAGTTTGTCGACATGGGGCTTACTTTTTGAGTAATAATCAGAGTCTTCGGGCATGTAAACTGCAATGTGGTAATCAATCAAAACACTGCGCTTCTGCGCACTGGTTGCACTGGTTTGCGCTTCTGCGCACTGGTTGCGCCTTGTAGTATTGAGAAAAATCAAGACGCATTGAATGCACATGCCAACAGGCCATGACTAATCCATCCTGAATTTCTAATACAACAAAGCATAGCGACGTTGGAGCGCACATGCTCATGATTGACCCTCCTAACTAGAATACAAAAGGGatgctcaaaacaaaacaaaactagaaTACAAAAGGGATCTAGCACTACACAACCAAACAAGCAAcgtacaaggaatacatccaaaaCGATAAAAAAAAAATACTGCAACAAGTTGCAGAGAACGCTACTATATTATCTTCTCCCTCGTTTGTCCCCCTCACACCTGCTGCGTACGCAGCTTCCCTAATTGACCACGTTTTGCTGCCGTCTGCTCGTGTCGCGCCGAGCATATATAAATAGCCCAAAGCCTCGCAATCTACACACCATCACCCAAAAACGCACCCTCTTCTTCCGAGCATCCAACTCCCTTGCCCCACCGTCAACACCATCGAAGAACTGATCCAGCACACACAGCTCCCACGAACAGCCAAGTGAGCTTGCTACCACTAGCAATGGGGAGGGCGCCGTGCTGCGAGAAGATGGGTCTCAAGAGGGGCCCGTGGACGGCGGAGGAGGACATGACCCTGGTCGCTCATATCGAGCAGCACGGGCACAGCAACTGGCGGGCGCTGCCGAAGCAGGCCGGGCTGCTGCGCTGCGGCAAGAGCTGCCGCCTCCGGTGGATCAACTACCTTCGTCCGGACATCAAGCGCGGCAACTTCAGCAGCGAGGAAGAGGACGCCATCATCCAGCTCCACACCATGCTCGGCAACAGATGGTCGACGATCGCCGCGAGGCTGCCGGGGAGAACCGACAACGAGATCAAGAATGTTTGGCACACGCACCTCAAGAAGCGACTTGAGTCTTCAGGTAAACCACAAGGCGCAACCAGTGCGCAGAAGCGCAAACCCAAGAAGCCTGTTGCTGTGGCTCCATCAGAGGGCCCGGCCTCCGAGCCGGCTTCGTCGCCGGAGCAGTCCCTGTCGACGTCGTCCGACAGCGACGACTCAATGGCCACGTCAGTGGAGAACACGGGCAGCTCCACCTCGGGCGAGTTCCAGATCGACGACAGCTTCTGGTCGGAGACGCTGGCAATGACGGTGGACAGCTCCATGGAAGCCGGCGACCCCTTCGGTTGTGCTTCGCCGACCTCGAGCAACAACGAGATGGATTTCTGGGTCAGACTGTTCATGCAGGCTGGTGACTTGCAGAGCCTGTCTCAGATTTAGGGAGAGGACTGGCTGGCTGCTGGTAATCCTCTCACTGTTCGATCTGAAGCGCTACCAGCTCGCTGGAACAAGCGTGCGGCTCGGCCGGACAGTCATACAACCACGGTAGACGCGGCACGACGACCGACGAGGCAACCGCTCTGAGCTGAAGACGCTCGATCGTTTCATACTGCGCGAAGACGAACCAAGGCGTATATATAAAGAATTATTAGGAAATTTCTGTAGTTCATCTGCTGAGTTGACTCTTGTTGCCTGCTCAGTTTCCCTTGCATCGGCTAGCCATAATTAAGAGTGTAAACTCCAACAATGTTTATGTTTGAGGGACTAATGAAGGGGCGTGCAGGTTGAACCGAAAGACATGATCAAAGATACCAATTCAAAGCAGGATCATGTATATTGCAGTCCGTTAAAATCTTCTGACGAGTTATTACAATATAATGTTGGAAATAGTCCCTCTTATAGCGAGAAATCATTTTTAGCTCATAGATGTAGATGCACCCATTGTctaaaaagtaaatttcaaaATGTCTAAAAATTCTATAAAAAAATCTAGGTGTACATCTTAACATTCTATGTTCATATATACTAAGTTTCCCAAAGAAGTATATTTTGTGGGTTGTGTGAAAAAGataatttttggtgatttaaaatagATTTTTACGTGacatgtttttatcttttttacgtcggtcataaaaaatgatttttttccacaaactttgtgagTGAACATAGAATGTATAAATGTACAACCAGGATTTTTCATCATAATTTGTCAACAATTAAAAATAAacttaaaatatttttttaatagGCGCATTTAGACCTATGAGCTAAAACACCATGTCCCCTTACAGCtcggatacagtagtaaacatttttttttttactttttagtcTCATCCAATTTATATGCTCGATCAATAACGTCCCTGTACAACTCATGAATTGTCACATGCTTCGTAACAAAACATTGCAAGTACATTCTCTACATGCATACATTTTGTAACAGTCTAAAACTTAAAAGCTaccccctccgttcctttctatagtgcctatagatttttggcaattgtttcagaatataaggttgtagcttagctttttttcaattaacccctccccgttcagctcccaaatttattatggtaagttaggaagatatggattttcaaaattttagttGATCTCAAATTGTTTAGCTAGGGGTCttttgtaaaaaatactcttgcgctaattttcgtgccaaaaaactataggcactatagaatgaaacagagggagtatgtttTTTCACTTCAATCTATTCAATCTATTCAATCtattctatctattatatactaaaagaaaCATATGGATGTGAACTAGAGACATCACATTAATGGACATTGACATAATTACCGTGACAGATAGATCTAATATTTACAGCTAGAATTTAACAAAATATTATTAGTTATGTAACTTTTTTAACATGTTTCATGTCGATAACTTGTCGGATATAGACTACCATGGTAAAGTCAACACATATTTTTCTAGGGATTTTTATTTCTGTGCCCTTCGTTCGTTACTTCTATTATTTTTTCCTCATCCTCTAAATTTTTCATCACTTTTGCCCAATCTCTTGTCTCAAACTCTCACAAGAAGGTCAAATGCATGTTATCGTGGGGCCAATGACATTGACCATTATTCTGACATGTGGAGCCGCGGCGTGTGGATCATCATCGGACCATGTCTAGCTCACCTCCATAGGTAAAATATCTAGTGATTCCACGCTTTacgtgataccatgataccaaccTAGATAATTTAAATTTATATACATACGTCAAAAAGTTCTAGAAAAAATtgtagattgatacgtctccaacgtatcgataatttcttatgatccatgccatattattgatgatacctacatgttttatgcatactttatgtcatattcgtgcattttctggaactaacctattaacaagatgccgaagagccagttgttgttttctgctgtttttggtttcagaaatcctagtaacgaaatattctcggaattggacgaaatcaagacccggggtcctattttgccacgaaccttccgtaagaccgaaagggatacgaagtggggccacgaggggctgccaccatagggcggcgcggcccagcccttggccgcaccgacctgtggtgtggggcccccgtgtggccccccacgttgcccttccgcctacttaaaacctccgtcgcgaaacccctgatgcgaaaaaccacgatacggaaaaccttcgagagacgccgccgccgccaatcccatctcgggggattctggagatctcctccggcaccctgccggagaggggattcatctcccggaggactctacaccgccatggtcgcctccggagtgatgagtgagtagttcacccctggactatgggtccatagcagtagctagatggttgtcttctcctcattgtgcttcattgttggatcttgtgagctgcctaacatgatcaagatcatctatccgtaatactctatgttgtgtttgtcgggatccgatggatagagaataccatgttatgttaattatcaagttattacatatgtgttgtttatgatcttgcatgctctccgttattagtagaggctcggccaagtttttgctcttaactccaagagggagtatttatgctcgatagtgggttcatgcccgcattgacacacgggacgagtgacagaaagttctaaggttgtgttgtgctgttgccactagggataaaacattgacgctatgtccgaggatgtagttgttgattacattacgcaccatacttaatgcaattgtctcgttgttagcaacttaataccggagggggttcggacgataactccgaaggtggactttttaggcatagatgcagttggatggcggtctatgtactttgtcgtaatgcccaattaaatctcaccgtacttatcatgacatgtatgtgcattgttatgccctctctatttgtcaattgcccgactgtaatttgttcacccaacatgcttttatcttatgggagagacacctctagtgaactgtggaccccggtccattctttaataccgaaatacaaatctgctgcaatacttgtttttactcgttttctctcgcaaacaatcatcttccacacaatacggttaatcctttgttacaacaagccggtgagattgacaacctcactgtttcgttggggcaaagtactttggttgtgttgtgcaggttccacgttggcgccggaatcttcggtgttgcgccgcactacatcccgccgccatcaaccttcaacgtgcttcttggctcctcctggttcgataaaccttggtttctttctgagggaaaacttgctgctgtgcgcatcataccttcctcttggggttcccaacgaacgtgtgaaatacacgccatcaagctctttttctggcgccgttgccggggagatcaagacacgctgcaaggggagtctccacttctcaatctctctactttgtttttgtcttgctttattttatttactactttgtttgctgcattatatcaaaacacaaaaaaattagttgctagttttactttatttactgtcttgtttgctatatcaaaaacacaaaaaaattagtttacttgcatttactttacttgattcatcatgtttccttttaattttaccacaaaaaacataccggtaggacgcgggtctataattgggaggaacaatatagaagaatttttcacccatgttagtaccgttgaagattttgaagatagacacttggtagaacttgctcctacttatgaaattgctgctgctgctttagttcgcatgttggaaactaaatttgttaatctcaatcatataatccaacacatgtttcttacacttggtgatatggaagagggggaatagaaagattttgttttagaaacccttcttagagaatttggtggtctagcaagagaggctagaaaggtctttgctaaatttaatatgcttgattctcatactaattttgttggtctccttgaaaaaatggacatggatagaataaggtacactaataatgctaatgatggtggggagatcaaagtagcaataccatgtaaactcctagctatgaatgatgcactagaacataactatgcttggcttgttcctgaaaatttgttcgatgagagtagcaagcccaagactaatgagaagggagacgctgaaacttatgtatccaatatactatgcatggttgagaaactcaaaaccccgctgtagatgcaccaccctttgatgttacttgatacacactttctgcgcctagctgaaaggcgttaaagaaaagcgcttatgggagacaacccatgtttttactacagtatttttgttttatatttgagtcttggaagttgtttactactgtagcaacctctccttatcttagttttatgttttgttgtgccaagtaaagtctttgatagtaaagtaagtactagatttggattactgcgcagttccagatttctttgctgtcacgaatctgggtctacctccctgtaggtagctcagaaaattaagccaatttacgtgcatgatcctcagatatgtacgcaactttcattcaatttgggcattttcatttgagcaagtatggtgccctaataaaatccatctttacggactgttctgttttgacagattctgccttttattttgcattgcctcttttgctatgttggatgaatttctttgatccattaatgtccagtagctttatgcaatgtccagaagtgttaagaatgattgtgtcacctctgaacatgttaatttttattgtgcactaaccctctaatgagttgtttcgagtttggtgtggaggaagttttcaaggatcaagagaggagtatgatgcaatatgatcaaggagagtgaaagctctaagcttggggatgccccggtggttcacccctgcatattttaagaagactcaaacgtctaagcttggggatgcccaaggcatccccttcttcatcaacaacactatcaggttcctcccctgaaactatatttttattccgtcacatcttatgcactttgcttggagcgtcggtttgtttttgtttttgttttgtttgaataaaatggatcctagcattcactttatgggagagagacacgctccgctgtagcatatggacaagtatgtccttaggctctactcatagtattcatggcgaagtttcttctttgttaaattgttatatggttggaattggaaaatactacatgtagtaactctaaaaatgtcttggataatttgatacttggcaattgttgtgc includes:
- the LOC124687652 gene encoding transcription factor MYB30-like, encoding MGRAPCCEKMGLKRGPWTAEEDMTLVAHIEQHGHSNWRALPKQAGLLRCGKSCRLRWINYLRPDIKRGNFSSEEEDAIIQLHTMLGNRWSTIAARLPGRTDNEIKNVWHTHLKKRLESSGKPQGATSAQKRKPKKPVAVAPSEGPASEPASSPEQSLSTSSDSDDSMATSVENTGSSTSGEFQIDDSFWSETLAMTVDSSMEAGDPFGCASPTSSNNEMDFWVRLFMQAGDLQSLSQI